The Bubalus kerabau isolate K-KA32 ecotype Philippines breed swamp buffalo chromosome 16, PCC_UOA_SB_1v2, whole genome shotgun sequence genome includes a region encoding these proteins:
- the PRR14L gene encoding protein PRR14L isoform X2 — translation MLSSGVETQPVPLDSSMSAEVQELYSELPGSASKELHSDPEPSATPDVKPGASSSRVSQSRAAPSELQRTPADSCREEAPKTSDHGGEPGQCGLVDPSTEGPVAPGSLDREAKAKSLEQKVFRDEGDQAEVVRDPCEGAEEDLHQYPTAAGEEPRPGQEDLRMQASEELLCTGLPEDGLRNKEGNVQITAETLLTSTEEVQVMKVHGTKVDDNKGLENGRVSQGLLAGCHGHSETDKIMTSAEVSESSTLVSLEPLNIVDPGLTEATPKEKEREEIRTYSSWLSLLPGNSAVSKADSREEELCKLNLVCEADDNHQQVPGHHSERHSAAHDSPKATRKVVITEPSEENSKVSHFTSGLSGPGSRTTSSEKCGLEGDGLPKGSAEKTHSSYLDGNGQSQNLSSREEHKQPLNPRSERELSLVNATQPGENSSRHCSGKKETTVFPKENAHDHYCPRDSPRIGCSSSFIPSSFTKAMEGMLEKNDLKITLDVHGSLANNEDHRGTFAEMSQPGTDSEGSHFPSSVQIEEPEQTTTLEPSVLTEKTHSRDCDSLVCTQRNLEGRPQLNEASPNRFLIEGKSLVNLTPEDQINSINEMSKPKKDITPLPPSLELDDRPESEIAIQNAQDHGPHLGKQSAAWEVNKFLHDNKLVVNKTGSECVLNQVSLNSETHTKLPSDKEMPVAVSEGPRQSQRPPSEDGAAATARAHPTPVKAKTEDISPPSDGTRGASSNSPTLNSRSESLERKTEAANSGAGSLHSGLPSDKSEVAALPVEVSVRERQSVPSRDLSSCPCVRKNVPEESRCAALEPSRTILGVENCLLTKYEDTFQHIDHHSQGRDSSVESCSCRKNCASEESEPGDGETEGSLPRGEARDEMMAGTLNSEAPDQTTRPRKEGPEEKEQDTPKETVFCQRDVSARVAQELNQPTNIPSPKKLFGQFPPIMFSGVKNMNQAAETPKQKADDALGSQGDPGGPNECRGEGNPAEETLGRDQRKSPTEPDREASHSLKAPPVGSGSNSSASGRSPKKGGCGRTSDCAEPTDGTAHVVSTGCSDEPTEGILDGRVSGTLTGGARHTRATSPKASASTLSQRGAPVAAFIGVIDQESDFQDAAASTSDSLNIKKSCEEKVWRPVEDCEMEVCPGPCVPDTGSVADHEPDVRVLGKINMSLNYIHHEEQVKEASLRETQGTIEGSRLEINTEQDKENTIEISSVELTFSGHYDVNSVPSRSLKSTEIMPLHPLSQKKSETIINSEETDPQNLFKPIDGEMPCENKNTIVLPEMEGGAPRSESEPSKESSAAIRAESSPLTLDAETNVKGEDTAEQQSGPWGQFPAGQESQEMAIREGGLTDDPSQASQTHLRAPRVPADSERRPSQKVLSHKEEEQARQKEAHTVLGQCTTSHTLSDEGQSQSPLQGGEDEPASETDVTSAKPATGASAVGPQKLIDLKEESSCHPLRKDTESRTCPGPRTAPRRARDPSSAGREAFHGAFGNISHRKGALPLKKQPPRTCKKVSCQELVSVGRKRSRIAHSAFLKSSSETIPTKAHRFLTSRAMSVPACPEPETAPARSLVSHVPKLKAAPGPPSGGLNVRMPTKELALLSKLSILASRLAPAARTQKLRSRRCSSDLLPVAKSYKQLRYRRLLDGFSCSTTQLNPCLAAGDWDRKPSSKPLTLYSLETVKMSFIDVSDKMPSLLLGSETFPVSFRVKLGPEHVAESPRTFPEHCAPARLALGEARWGRSPPPKWTFSFFLAHGCPGMATFRGDPGLCSQAGAQPPVPLQDCRATALVQTRGGCSVLGLHTLLALCSPGCYRIWTKKRSCTSHTPAMQRLFMTQLTQGLKGLRSPASIADKVFCSLPYSVGRVLSIWSQHGPSACPLEISALPPSHSKRQSHLGATSSRTVLPSMPLPGLEAAYSAGGSHMRLEPPFPALVPKSHLVTDSAVSKLLFSASEFPVPGFDELDGVTAACPRPQGSPPDQKEAELEKRPKKVSQIRIRKTIPKPDPNLTPMGLPRPKSRPSVSSGKWFQELLWIPKSMDAQVSYMKWHSATNTVSPPRPGL, via the exons ATGCTGTCATCCGGCGTGGAGACCCAGCCCGTTCCACTTGATTCCTCCATGTCTGCTGAGGTGCAGGAATTATACTCTGAACTCCCAGGGAGTGCCTCCAAAGAGCTTCATTCTGACCCCGAGCCGAGTGCAACTCCAGATGTAAAACCCGGAGCCTCAAGCTCTCGTGTAAGTCAGAGTAGGGCTGCGCCCTCGGAGCTGCAGAGGACTCCTGCGGACAGTTGTCGTGAAGAAGCTCCCAAGACCTCGGACCATGGGGGTGAGCCTGGGCAGTGTGGGCTGGTGGACCCCTCAACAGAAGGTCCTGTGGCTCCTGGGAGCCTGGATAGGGAAGCGAAAGCCAAGAGCCTGGAGCAAAAGGTCTTCAGAGATGAAGGGGACCAGGCAGAGGTGGTGAGAGACCCCTGTGAGGGAGCGGAAGAAGACCTGCATCAGTATCCCACAGCTGCTGGAGAAGAGCCCCGCCCCGGCCAG GAGGACCTCCGGATGCAGGCAAGTGAAGAACTTTTATGCACGGGCCTCCCTGAAGATGGTCTGAGGAACAAAG AAGGAAATGTACAAATCACAGCTGAAACTCTGCTGACATCTACTGAGGAAGTTCAAGTTATGAAGGTCCATGGAACTAAGGTGGATGATAACAAAGGACTCGAGAATGGACGTGTGAGTCAGGGTCTCTTGGCTGGGTGCCATGGACACTCAGAGACAGACAAAATCATGACCAGTGCTGAGGTTTCAGAGTCCAGCACCTTAGTTTCCCTAGAGCCTTTAAACATTGTGGACCCTGGATTAACAGAAGCaactccaaaagaaaaagaacgTGAAGAAATAAGAACTTATTCTTCTTGGTTGTCATTGTTACCAGGGAACAGTGCTGTTTCCAAAGCAGACAGCAGGGAGGAAGAGTTATGTAAATTAAACCTTGTCTGTGAAGCCGACGACAATCACCAACAGGTCCCTGGGCACCACAGTGAGAGACACAGTGCTGCACATGACAGTCCCAAAGCCACGAGAAAGGTGGTTATAACAGAACCCTCAGAAGAAAATTCTAAAGTTTCCCATTTCACATCAGGTTTATCTGGTCCAGGATCCAGAACAACATCCTCAGAAAAGTGTGGTCTTGAAGGTGATGGCTTGCCAAAGGGATCCGCTGAAAAGACGCACAGTTCCTATTTGGATGGGAATGGTCAAAGCCAGAACTTGTCTTCTAGAGAAGAACACAAACAGCCTTTGAACCCTAGAAGTGAAAGAGAACTCTCCCTTGTTAACGCCACGCAACCAGGAGAGAATTCTAGTCGCCACTGTTCTGGAAAAAAAGAGACTACTGTCTTCCCCAAAGAAAATGCCCACGATCACTACTGCCCTCGAGACAGTCCCCGTATAGGCTGCTCCAGTTCCTTCATACCCAGTTCTTTTACTAAAGCCATGGAAGGAATGCttgaaaaaaatgatttgaaaatcaCTTTAGATGTTCACGGTAGCTTGGCAAACAATGAGGACCACAGAGGAACTTTTGCTGAAATGAGCCAACCAGGCACAGACTCTGAAGGGAGTCATTTTCCCTCCTCAGTGCAGATTGAAGAACCAGAACAGACAACTACCCTAGAGCCCAGTGTGCTGACTGAGAAGACTCACAGTAGAGACTGTGACTCCTTAGTCTGTACCCAAAGAAATCTAGAAGGCAGACCCCAGTTAAACGAAGCCTCACCTAAcagatttttaattgaagggaaaTCCCTTGTGAATTTAACGCCAGAGGACCAGATAAATTCTATAAATGAGATGTCTAAGCCCAAGAAAGACATTACTCCATTGCCACCATCCCTAGAACTTGATGACAGGCCTGAGTCAGAAATAGCCATACAAAATGCCCAGGACCATGGTCCACATTTAGGTAAACAGAGCGCTGCCTGGGAGGTGAATAAATTTCTTCATGACAACAAACTGGTTGTAAACAAAACAGGAAGTGAATGTGTTTTAAATCAAGTGTCCCTTAATTCTGAAACCCACACAAAGTTGCCAAGCGACAAAGAGATGCCTGTGGCAGTGAGCGAGGGTCCCCGCCAGAGCCAGCGCCCTCCATCAGAGGATGGCGCAGCTGCCACTGCCAGAGCCCACCCCACTCCTGTGAAAGCAAAGACGGAAGACATCTCTCCACCAAGTGACGGAACCCGTGGTGCCTCTTCAAACAGTCCCACCTTAAACAGCAGATCAGAAAGCCTAGAAAGAAAGACCGAAGCAGCTAATTCGGGAGCAGGTAGTCTGCATTCTGGACTTCCCTCAGATAAGAGCGAAGTGGCAGCCTTGCCTGTAGAGGTCTCAGTCCGGGAACGTCAGAGCGTTCCATCTCGGGATCTCTCTAGCTGCCCTTGTGTGAGGAAAAACGTCCCAGAGGAGAGCAGGTGTGCTGCCCTGGAGCCCAGCAGAACGATCCTGGGCGTTGAGAACTGTCTGTTAACCAAGTATGAAGATACCTTTCAGCATATCGATCACCACTCCCAAGGGAGAGACAGCTCTGTGGAAAGCTGCAGCTGTAGAAAGAATTGTGCATCAGAGGAAAGTGAGCCAGGTGACGGAGAAACTGAAGGCAGCCTTCCCAGAGGTGAGGCCAGAGATGAAATGATGGCAGGTACATTAAACAGTGAAGCTCCAGACCAAACCACCCGACCACGCAAGGAAGGGCCAGAGGAAAAAGAACAGGACACACCCAAAGAGACTGTGTTCTGTCAACGTGACGTTTCTGCTCGTGTCGCACAAGAATTAAACCAACCCACAAACATTCCAAGTCCTAAAAAATTGTTTGGCCAGTTTCCTCCCATAATGTTCTCCGGTGTTAAGAACATGAACCAAGCAGCTGAAACTCCCAAGCAGAAAGCAGATGACGCCCTCGGCTCCCAGGGTGACCCAGGCGGACCCAATGAATGCAGAGGTGAAGGTAACCCAGCTGAGGAGACGCTCGGCCGTGACCAGCGCAAGTCGCCCACAGAGCCTGACAGAGAGGCGAGCCACAGCCTGAAGGCTCCACCCGTTGGTTCAGGCAGTAACAGTTCAGCATCTGGCAGGAGCCCCAAGAAAGGGGGCTGTGGGAGGACTTCTGATTGTGCGGAGCCCACAGATGGGACAGCACATGTGGTCTCCACAGGCTGTAGTGACGAGCCCACAGAAGGCATTCTGGATGGAAGGGTTTCTGGTACTCTCACTGGGGGTGCAAGGCACACCAGGGCAACGTCGCCGAAAGCCTCAGCGAGTACGCTGTCCCAGAGGGGAGCGCCTGTTGCTGCATTTATAGGAGTGATTGACCAGGAGTCGGATTTTCAAGATGCTGCTGCTTCTACATCAGACtctctcaatattaaaaaatcatgtgAAGAGAAAGTATGGAGACCCGTAGAAGACTGTGAAATGGAAGTGTGTCCAGGCCCTTGTGTGCCTGACACAGGGTCTGTCGCAGATCATGAACCAGATGTAAGAGTATTGGGTAAAATAAATATGTCTTTAAATTACATTCATCATGAAGAGCAAGTTAAAGAAGCATCCCTGAGAGAAACACAAGGAACAATTGAAGGATCAAGACTAGAAATAAATACTgagcaagacaaagaaaatacCATTGAAATTTCTTCAGTAGAGTTGACATTTTCTGGACACTATGATGTAAACTCTGTCCCCTcgagaagcctgaaatccactgaGATAATGCCTTTGCACCCATTGTctcaaaaaaaatcagaaacaattaTTAATAGTGAAGAAACTGACCCCCAAAACCTTTTTAAGCCAATAGACGGTGAAATGCCTTGTGAGAATAAGAACACCATAGTCCTGCCTGAGATGGAAGGAGGAGCACCAAGGAGTGAGAGTGAGCCTAGCAAAGAGAGCAGCGCAGCCATCAGGGCGGAGAGCTCGCCTTTGACGCTAGATGCAGAAACTAACGTGAAAGGAGAAGACACTGCAGAGCAGCAGAGCGGGCCATGGGGTCAGTTTCCTGCCGGGCAGGAGTCGCAAGAGATGGCGATCAGGGAAGGCGGTCTCACTGACGACCCAAGCCAGGCCTCTCAGACCCACCTTAGAGCTCCGAGGGTGCCGGCTGACTCGGAGAGACGCCCAAGCCAGAAggttctgagccacaaggaagaggAGCAGGCACGCCAGAAAGAAGCACACACAGTGTTGGGACAGTGCACAACATCTCATACGTTGTCAGATGAGGGGCAGAGTCAGAGCCCACTCCAGGGTGGCGAAGATGAGCCCGCCTCAGAAACGGACGTCACCTCAGCAAAGCCGGCCACGGGCGCCTCTGCCGTGGGGCCTCAGAAGCTCATAGACCTGAAGGAGGAAAGCTCGTGTCACCCGCTGAGAAAGGACACGGAGTCACGCACGTGCCCCGGCCCCCGCACTGCCCCTCGGCGTGCTCGAGACCCCAGCTCCGCCGGGCGGGAGGCCTTCCACGGTGCCTTTGGGAACATTTCTCACAGGAAGGGGGCGCTGCCCTTAAAGAAGCAGCCCCCCCGAACCTGCAAGAAGGTCTCCTGCCAGGAGCTGGTCTCCGTAGGGAGGAAAAGGAGTAGAATCGCACATTCTGCTTTCCTAAAGAGCTCCTCTGAGACCATCCCCACGAAagcacacaggtttctcacttCCCGTGCCATGTCTGTACCTGCGTGCCCAGAGCCTGAAACAGCCCCTGCCAGAAGCCTTGTGAGCCACGTACCAAAGCTGAAGGCCGCCCCGGGCCCACCCTCGGGGGGCCTGAATGTGCGGATGCCTACCAAAGAATTGGCCTTACTCAGCAAGCTGTCTATCCTCGCCTCCAGACTGGCCCCCGCTGCCAGGACCCAGAAGCTGCGGTCCCGGCGGTGCTCCTCGGACCTTCTACCCGTGGCTAAAAGCTACAAGCAGCTCCGATACCGGAGGCTCCTGGACGGCTTCTCCTGCAGCACGACGCAGCTGAACCCGTGTCTGGCAGCTGGTGACTGGGACAGGAAGCCTAGCAGTAAACCCCTGACACTTTATTCGCTCGAAACTGTCAAAATGAGCTTCATAGATGTGAGTGACAAGATGCCATCGCTGCTGCTCGGTTCCGAAACCTTCCCGGTATCCTTCCGTGTGAAGCTGGGCCCTGAGCACGTGGCCGAGTCCCCCAGGACTTTCCCTGAGCACTGTGCGCCCGCGAGACTCGCCTTAGGAGAGGCCCGCTGGGGCCGTTCTCCACCTCCCAAGTGgaccttctccttcttcctggcCCATGGCTGCCCTGGAATGGCCACATTCAGGGGAGACCCTGGCCTCTGCAGCCAGGCAGGCGCCCAGCCTCCAGTTCCCCTCCAGGACTGCAGGGCCACCGCCCTAGTCCAGACCAGAGGGGGCTGTTCCGTCCTCGGGCTCCACACGCTCCTAGCACTCTGCTCCCCGGGATGCTACCGGATCTGGACGAAGAAACGGAGCTGCACCAGCCACACGCCTGCCATGCAGAggctcttcatgacccagttaacACAGGGCCTCAAAGGGCTGCGGTCTCCCGCCTCCATAGCTGACAAGGTCTTCTGCTCCCTGCCCTACTCGGTGGGCCGGGTGCTGTCCATCTGGAGCCAGCATGGGCCTTCCGCCTGCCCCTTGGAGATCTCCGCCCTTCCACCCTCTCACAGCAAGCGGCAGTCACATCTGGGCGCCACGAGCAG CCGCACCGTGTTACCGTCCATGCCTCTTCCAGGCCTGGAAGCTGCTTACAGTGCCGGCGGCAGTCACATGAG GCTAGAGCCTCCATTCCCTGCCTTGGTACCAAAGTCTCACCTGGTAACAGACTCAGCCGTCAGCAAGCTCCTGTTCTCAGCCTCAGAGTTCCCGGTTCCCGGGTTTGACGAGCTGGACGGTGTGACGGCCGCCTGCCCCCGACCACAGGGCAGCCCTCCAGACCAGAAAGAG gCTGAGCTGGAGAAGAGGCCGAAGAAAGTCTCACAGATTCGCATCCGGAAAACCATTCCTAAGCCAGACCCTAACCTCACGCCCATGGGCCTTCCTCGACCCAAAAG TCGTCCCTCAGTATCCTCGGGCAAGTGGTTCCAAGAGCTcctgtggataccaaaatccatggatgcccAAGTCTCTTACATGAAATGGCACAGTGCCACAAATACGGTCTCCCCTCCACGCCCAGGGCTATGA